The sequence AAATATCGCCTACTCATTACATCATCAAAGACGGAATTCTAGTTGAGCTAATATCAATGCCCATTTTTTCGCCTGAAATTTTGTACTGGTACAAAAATAGGATTTTAGAGTTTGCTTCTGATTCTTAAAATTAATCCATTCACTATTTACTTAAAATCATGATAATTCTGCTTTATAAACTCTTCCCTCAATTAAACAAGCTCACAAATCGTCAGAAACTAATGTTTCGACTTTTGCTTCTAAGTGTGTATCTGTTGATTTTCGGAGCTTATTTTAAAATAACAGATCGACCTAATACTGATTTGATCCTAGGATCAGCTATTATCCTTCATATTATTTCAATTGTTGGCTTGCTAAGTAAATGGGCTAAATATCGAACGATAAGCGAGGTTTCTAATTAATTAAAGTTGAGAACTTAATATTTTGAAAAAGGAATTTCTAATATTATTTATTCTAATAGCTCTTTCAGCCTGCACTTCCACAAAAGTTTATACCCGCTTCAAATGTCATATTTGCTTGAGCAAATATGAAGGAGTATTGCTTTTGCCTCTTGGTTGGGACCCTGGTTTTAGCAGACTTTCACCTGGAGAGCAAAATCAATTGGAAAGCCAGATCTTGACCCTGTTACGAGATCAAGGATTTACAAAAGTGGAATTGTATGATCGGATGGACTACGAATTGCTTTCCGCAGGAATCAAAGACCTCAATGATCCAGCACAACGAGCAAAAGTCAATTCTGATTTAGGTTATCCTTATTTTTTGGGAATTACACTTGGAGAAACCGTAGATTCTGATGGTTGGGATTACAGAACTGCGCAGGAAGTTTATGAAATGAATCCTCCAGCGCCAGATCAGGATATTTCGGCCACACTCCCAGTAGCACTGATAGAAACAACCTCAGGAAATATCGTCTCAGACAATGCTATCGTCACAGAGATCAACGCATGGGGAATTCCCGACAAAGATGGGGGTGAGAATTATTGGAATTTTGGCACTATATGCCAGGCAATTCGTAAAGCAATCAATAAAGGAGTAAGTTTTATGGTGAAAGATTGTGATTGTTAAAGTTAAGCTCAGAACTCATTGATCTCGGATCTTGGAGAATCTGATTTTTTGTTATTTTCCAAGCTTTCAATGATTAACTTTGCGTTTTGAAAAGAACTGCAAAACCGTGTACAAATCCATCCTGAAACCTCTCTTCTTCCTTAAGAATCCGGAAGATGCCCATCATTTCACATTTGATCTTACCAAATTCACTTTCAATTTCCCTATTGCCAAATCAATTGTCAAATCTACTTTTCAATTAGAGGATCCGAAATTGGAACGGGAGGTCTTTGGATTGAAATTCAAAAACCCAGTAGGCTTGGCAGCTGGATTTGATAAAGACGCAAAGTTAATTGATGAAATGGCCATGTTGGGTTTTGGTTTTATTGAAATTGGAACCCTAACTCCCAAACCTCAAGACGGGAATCCTCTGCCGCGTTTATTCCGACTTCCTCAGGATGAATCTTTGGTAAACCGAATGGGCTTTAACAATGGAGGAGTAAAAGAGGCGGTAGAACGATTAAAGAAGAGAAAGTCAGATGTAATTGTAGGCGGAAACATTGGCAAAAACAAAGTCACCCCCAATGAAAATGCGGTGGATGATTACCTAATCTGTCTGGAAGAACTTCACCCCTACGTGGATTATTTTGTAGTGAATGTGAGTTCACCGAACACCCCCAACCTAAGAGATCTGCAGGAAAAAGAACCTTTAAAGCAATTGCTACAGGCTGTTAAAAATGCAAATGATCAAAAAGAGAAACCCAAACCTATCTTATTGAAGATTGCGCCCGACTTGACAGAAGGACAGCTGGATGACATTG comes from Algoriphagus halophilus and encodes:
- a CDS encoding quinone-dependent dihydroorotate dehydrogenase, giving the protein MYKSILKPLFFLKNPEDAHHFTFDLTKFTFNFPIAKSIVKSTFQLEDPKLEREVFGLKFKNPVGLAAGFDKDAKLIDEMAMLGFGFIEIGTLTPKPQDGNPLPRLFRLPQDESLVNRMGFNNGGVKEAVERLKKRKSDVIVGGNIGKNKVTPNENAVDDYLICLEELHPYVDYFVVNVSSPNTPNLRDLQEKEPLKQLLQAVKNANDQKEKPKPILLKIAPDLTEGQLDDIVEIVLETKIDGVIATNTTIDRSQLSTPVSQVEAIGAGGVSGKVLASRSTEVIRYLAEKSNKAFPIIGVGGIFSAEDAIEKLEAGASLIQVYSGMIYEGPGLIKKIKKGLLAYFSK